The Syngnathus scovelli strain Florida chromosome 21, RoL_Ssco_1.2, whole genome shotgun sequence DNA segment AGAACTGCGGtgcttaaagttaaagtcctctAGGTGCTTCTCTGTCTGGAGACTCCACACTGGGAGGGTGAACAAGAGCACAAAGATGGGGACACAGGAATGTATCTGTTTTTCCCAAATGCAACTCCATTTGACTCAAGGGCTGAACAAAAGGGGACGAAGGATTGACCCTTGAGGGACGCCACATCATGGCTATTTGATCAGATTCTACCTTTGGCCGTGCAATCCTTGGCACCTGACACAAGTCTATCGGCATGGATGTCAAGGCAGTTGATCATACTGGAGTGACCATAAAGCACCAACACACATTGGTCCGTCCTTACGCTCCAACACCTACAACACATCAATGGTAAATGACATTGATTGACAGGAGCGGACATCTTCTCGCCTACCTGATGCTGGTGTCGCAGCTGGCCGTGATGACCAATTGGCGCTCAGGGCATAGCAGGACAACACGGATGCTGCCCACGTGGCCCTTCATCAGCCCCACCTGCTTGGTCGCGGCCCCCACGTACAACAGCCGCACGGCGCGGTCCTTGGACGCCGTGCTTAGCATGGGCCCGCCCTTGTAATCTACCACACGGTGGGGATCCTCGCTGAAAAATTAAACACACCATCGTGACATGGTCAGGTGGTCAAAATAAAGTTCATCTGTTAGATACTTACGTGTCAATCAGCACAGAGGTGAAATACGGGCCGCAGTAAATATTGCGCTCCTCCATCCGCACCGTCTTGGTTCGGATGTTGGCGTAGGCCGATTCAAAGGGCCACATCTAAAAAACCACAAATTTATTTGGATTCCTGCCAACGCACAAGCCGGCCGATCGGACTTACGTGTGTTGACTTCACTTTCCCGCTCTCATGTTCCTCGGCCGGCACCGCGACGTCCACCATCCTCGCGTAGGAAGGATTGACCATTTGAACACCTTTGTAGCGCTAAAAACAAACCCCTCTCCCGTCAACAACACCAAAAACCGTATGATCATCAGTAGCGCCACCTCACCAACCTTCATCatggcctccacctgctccTGATAGAGTTTCCTGAAGCGTATCTCCTCCATGGTCTCACCTGCCCGTTGCTTCCAGGTCTTGCATACCCTCATGCAGCGCTTCAGCATCGTCTCGTCGAGCAGCCCTGACTCCACATACAACATCCACATATAATCCAATCTGACTTTAGGTGAGACACCACACCCATCTGAAGTCTATTTACAATCTTCCTcaccaatgatgatgatgatgatggcacaGCAAGTGCTCTGTGAACGCTACTTAGCAACAAGTGACACAACAAAATTGTGCCCCATGACCTCTAACAAGTGAAGAAACAAATTGCTGAGCAACAAGTGACCAAACAAACGGCACTTTGTAAACTCCGTACTAGCAACCACTAACAAAATGATAATCGTCATTTTCCAAAGAAATTAATTCCAAATATGTTATTATGATTAAATGCAAAGATACTTTTCTAGATGAAGCTGAGCATATTGAGGacaaatcaaaacataaaacgtGAGGGTGCTATTTGTAAATGTACCCAAAATCCTCTTGGACAAATCAGAGGGAAGTTTGCTGATGAAGTCTCGGTTTCTGTTGAGCCCGAACAAAAACCTTGAGATTGCAGGTAGGACCGGAAGGACGGGAAAGAATGCATCTTTTTTGGACTCATCTCTGCTGGCTGGGTTTAGTTGTGTACTTGTGCAACTCTGCTCTGTAAAACACACCAGAAAAACAATAACTGGATTATAATGTCTtctgtgaagcagcatgtggctttaGCTGATTTTTATTAAAGTATCTACTGCAAAAGAGGACTCAATGTCATATAGGTATTTTTGTCTCGAGTACTGTTATCGGCAACCTCGACAAGTACTCAATACTCAGGTCATACTAggtcatatttttgtttttaaatcttaCCGTCCAGCTCTCGCCGGAGCCTGGTCATCACCACACTGATGAGATTCTTGGCTATACTTAGCAGTTCCGGGTCGCACCGTAGCAGCAACAGACAAAGGTAGCGTGTCTGGACCCATTCCGGACTTTCGTTGAACCATTTCCAGATCTCCCGGATCAAGGGCGCCGGGCGCGTCTTGCGGTCTAGCCGCGCGTAAAGCTCCGGCAAAGTATTGCCCTTGCTGGGCGCGTAGCTGAGCAAGTCCCAGGAGGTGAGGCGCAGCGAGTTTTGGATGTTCTCCAGCACAGGCACGCTCCTGCACCGCAACAGGATCCCCACAATAAAACTCCGGCGGGACTCGTCAGAGATCTTCCACAGGTTCAGCGACCTAGGCGAGGACTCGTTTGTTCTGGAGACGAGAAAGAGGCAGGACGGGCACATGCCACACGGTTCGTCCGCATTGTCACACGCCGGCTGTCGGGCTGGCGAGCTCGGAGACTCGGACATTTGGACTGGCTTGTTTGGGCTGTCAGCGTCGTTACCAGGCAATGCTCGTTACTATCACACATGATTACCTCACAATGTGCGGTGCATATTTGGAATGcattttaaatgaataaatgtaaaGTTTAACGCTTTAACAATTACGTTTAGTATGTGTGTTAGTAGCGTCTTGATGATGGATTACGCACACGCAGTTGCGACACAGAAGACGACACGCTTCAAAGATGACGATTCTGCAGAACAtttttgggtgggtgggggttgtGGTGGGTAGTGAGAATAGAGTTAACAGTaaatgttatggggatttttaaacATGTCAAATGCAGGTCTAAAATGTAGACAAAAAACGATCAATAAAAGGCGTAggtcacatatgtcagagttacggcccgcgaaaTCAgcaaaatcagcccggccctttgcagaaggagagttgatcaaaaacgggttttgagaatcagagcctaaccccgaacattgatgaacttgtacaaaagatgagacaagctcagcctcagacaagtgagcatc contains these protein-coding regions:
- the fbxw10 gene encoding F-box/WD repeat-containing protein 10 → MSESPSSPARQPACDNADEPCGMCPSCLFLVSRTNESSPRSLNLWKISDESRRSFIVGILLRCRSVPVLENIQNSLRLTSWDLLSYAPSKGNTLPELYARLDRKTRPAPLIREIWKWFNESPEWVQTRYLCLLLLRCDPELLSIAKNLISVVMTRLRRELDEQSCTSTQLNPASRDESKKDAFFPVLPVLPAISRFLFGLNRNRDFISKLPSDLSKRILGLLDETMLKRCMRVCKTWKQRAGETMEEIRFRKLYQEQVEAMMKRYKGVQMVNPSYARMVDVAVPAEEHESGKVKSTHMWPFESAYANIRTKTVRMEERNIYCGPYFTSVLIDTEDPHRVVDYKGGPMLSTASKDRAVRLLYVGAATKQVGLMKGHVGSIRVVLLCPERQLVITASCDTSIRCWSVRTDQCVLVLYGHSSMINCLDIHADRLVSGAKDCTAKVWSLQTEKHLEDFNFKHRSSVRCVKINATAVFSSCDRGVVKLWDAENASLLRVIDAHSSAVRCMFVDEWHLLSADTNGQVMAWSSRCETKGCLMTVSHPKEVKSLTLAYLRVVTGCVDGKIRIFNFLTGDCLRTIVVEAETTGRMLSLHFCENNILVNATSCVKLYQFAKVFWDYEEPADEASSASIKMPPPKLNPLSTSAKPKHVTTEEVTQKLKSLLQPLTPNISQRSRHVSQISSHRSEDSPPHCQRRRPLTSVRNPPRAVSQGFTTRLPQVIRNRATSRNTL